Proteins encoded within one genomic window of Candidatus Dormiibacterota bacterium:
- a CDS encoding oligosaccharide flippase family protein: MAKPSRDATSAGLADRTTGLVGWTIAWRAASAVTTLALGAFLIRQLSADEYGRYTFVLSVLVYVGLLATFGQDQGLLRYLPEVLGRGDRAAAQDLVRKSAVAVVAVWVLTSATVFALRPVIDSVLHAHVADLLALGTVLLLGGIATGVLSFALVAVYDMRSQAIATPIAGALTLALAVIFLHRGGHLGSVLVAGAIGQSVLAAAYFFILLRRIERAQGLSGDRVGWRRLLVYASGWLPSLLIASAVGLQFENIFLLRFVGSKAVAYYDTGYNIPQRLVSLIPSLLTGAWVVGTLEGWRRESDRVRAAVMAFYKGIFLVAFPLAFAGGALLAPVIRLYTSGRLPPAERIAPVMLLFLVAALLATPWGLVVRVRELAWLNALITIAQLGFAALADFWLIKNFGLWGAVVAVGLTTALTLALTFVAWRAFDPATLVIPWGYATRCLIAASPYLLLLPLAFTHLPTRVLVPAGALATALTTVAWGYLVRRFGLLSEGEVPLLHQSRHGPVRLALRYLAPSDR, encoded by the coding sequence ATGGCGAAACCATCTCGCGACGCCACGAGCGCAGGGCTGGCGGACCGGACCACAGGCCTGGTCGGCTGGACGATCGCCTGGCGGGCTGCCAGTGCCGTCACGACGCTCGCGCTGGGGGCGTTCCTGATCCGCCAACTTTCCGCCGACGAGTATGGCCGCTATACGTTTGTCCTGAGCGTCCTGGTGTATGTCGGCCTGTTGGCCACGTTCGGCCAGGACCAGGGATTACTTCGCTACCTGCCGGAGGTCCTCGGCCGCGGCGACCGGGCTGCCGCCCAGGATCTTGTGCGCAAGAGCGCCGTTGCCGTCGTGGCCGTCTGGGTGCTGACGAGCGCCACGGTCTTCGCCTTACGGCCGGTGATCGACAGCGTCCTGCATGCCCACGTCGCCGACCTGCTGGCCCTTGGAACCGTCTTGCTCCTCGGCGGCATTGCCACCGGCGTCCTCTCGTTCGCGCTGGTGGCGGTTTACGACATGCGCAGCCAGGCGATCGCGACGCCGATTGCCGGTGCGCTCACCCTGGCACTGGCCGTGATCTTTCTCCATCGCGGCGGCCACCTGGGCAGTGTCCTGGTCGCGGGCGCGATCGGCCAGTCGGTGCTGGCAGCCGCGTATTTTTTTATCTTGCTGCGACGCATCGAACGGGCCCAGGGCCTTTCGGGCGACCGTGTGGGGTGGCGGAGATTGCTCGTCTACGCCAGCGGCTGGCTGCCCAGTTTATTGATCGCGTCGGCCGTCGGTCTGCAGTTCGAGAATATTTTTCTCTTGCGATTCGTCGGCTCAAAGGCCGTGGCCTACTACGACACTGGATATAACATCCCACAGCGGCTCGTCTCGTTGATTCCCAGCTTGCTGACGGGCGCCTGGGTTGTGGGGACGCTCGAGGGCTGGCGTCGCGAATCGGACCGGGTCCGTGCCGCCGTGATGGCCTTCTACAAGGGCATCTTCCTGGTGGCGTTCCCGCTGGCCTTCGCGGGCGGCGCCCTGCTCGCGCCAGTGATCCGACTCTATACGTCCGGCCGCCTGCCACCGGCCGAACGGATCGCCCCGGTCATGCTGCTCTTTCTCGTTGCGGCCTTGCTGGCGACCCCCTGGGGCCTGGTGGTCCGCGTTCGAGAACTGGCCTGGTTGAACGCCTTGATCACAATTGCCCAGCTCGGTTTCGCCGCACTCGCAGATTTCTGGCTAATAAAGAATTTTGGCCTCTGGGGCGCCGTCGTCGCCGTCGGGCTGACCACAGCCTTGACACTCGCTTTGACGTTCGTCGCCTGGCGGGCGTTCGATCCAGCCACGCTGGTGATTCCCTGGGGCTACGCGACGCGCTGTCTAATCGCCGCGTCGCCCTATTTGCTTTTATTGCCATTGGCGTTTACGCACTTGCCGACGCGCGTGCTTGTGCCGGCCGGTGCTCTGGCGACCGCGCTGACGACGGTCGCCTGGGGATATCTGGTCAGACGGTTCGGCTTACTTTCCGAGGGTGAGGTGCCGCTACTGCATCAGAGCCGGCATGGGCCCGTCCGGCTCGCGTTGCGATACCTCGCGCCTAGCGATAGATAA
- a CDS encoding GNAT family N-acetyltransferase, whose product MIAALDAGLAELYPPEQRFGPNLKAHHLDGGRGTFLVARDGGRAVACGAIRLIDAQTAEVKRMYVEPDQRGRGIGRAVLASLEAAAGRLRARRLVLETGTNSPEALGLYRRAGFTQIDCWGEYATSPTSVCLEKKLPGGPESSSRESGP is encoded by the coding sequence TTGATCGCCGCTCTGGACGCCGGCCTGGCCGAGCTGTATCCGCCCGAGCAGCGTTTCGGGCCCAACCTCAAGGCCCATCATCTCGATGGCGGCCGGGGGACCTTCCTCGTGGCGCGCGACGGGGGCCGCGCCGTCGCCTGCGGCGCCATCCGGCTCATCGACGCGCAAACGGCAGAAGTCAAGCGCATGTACGTCGAGCCCGACCAGCGCGGCCGTGGTATCGGCCGGGCCGTCCTCGCCAGCCTCGAGGCAGCTGCCGGACGGCTGCGTGCGCGGCGCCTCGTGCTCGAGACCGGCACAAACTCGCCCGAGGCGCTGGGACTCTACCGGCGCGCCGGTTTCACGCAGATCGACTGCTGGGGAGAGTACGCGACCTCGCCCACGAGCGTTTGCCTCGAAAAAAAGCTCCCAGGGGGTCCTGAATCGTCTTCGAGAGAGTCTGGGCCGTGA
- a CDS encoding CoA-transferase, producing the protein MRLASVQEAVAAIPDGATVAVDGFTLMGVAEALYEGIEDIFRKTGHPRDLVIVHAAGQSNRKIGFEHFAVEGLARRIVGPHWGLMPRMSAFLGQGLAEAVCLPQGQISTLYRAIAAGRPGNLTRIGLGTFVDPRIEGGKVNQPARDRAPDYVAIQRIDDQDFMFYRSFTIDVGIFRASAVDPDGNCSMEEEAVTLDALAIAQAAHNANGLVICQAKNLVARGAIAPRLVTVPGCLVDLVVQAPDPERQHRQSDSVFYDESYILASSGAELPRAAYSTRLAIGRRAIRFLYRGDIVNIGTGIPGDSVGPALAEAGLSDAITLTVESGVYGGVPAGGVDFGITRYPTAIIPHASQFDFYNGGGLDATFMGAGQIDREGNVNVSRLGGRVIGAGGFIDITQSARLVCFCFTLEGRNEKFVKQVEHLTFSAEQARRNQQVVMYVTERAVFRLEPQGLVMIEIAPGLEIKDVLDQMPFPVRVQEPLAGMPEDIFKPTVAPFDLPARPLAKIKTSRGR; encoded by the coding sequence GTGAGGCTCGCCTCGGTCCAGGAGGCCGTCGCAGCGATCCCGGACGGTGCGACGGTCGCTGTCGACGGCTTCACGCTAATGGGCGTGGCCGAAGCCCTATACGAGGGCATCGAAGATATCTTTCGCAAGACGGGCCATCCGCGGGACCTCGTCATCGTTCATGCCGCCGGCCAGTCGAATCGCAAGATTGGCTTCGAGCACTTCGCCGTCGAGGGGCTCGCGAGACGGATCGTCGGCCCGCACTGGGGCTTGATGCCCCGGATGTCGGCGTTCCTCGGCCAGGGCCTCGCCGAGGCCGTCTGCTTGCCCCAGGGGCAGATTTCGACGCTATATCGAGCCATTGCCGCCGGCCGCCCGGGAAACCTGACGCGGATCGGCCTCGGGACGTTTGTCGATCCGCGAATCGAGGGAGGCAAAGTCAACCAACCCGCCCGGGACCGCGCGCCGGACTACGTCGCGATTCAACGCATTGACGATCAGGACTTCATGTTCTATCGCAGCTTCACGATCGACGTCGGGATTTTTCGCGCCAGCGCCGTTGACCCCGACGGCAATTGTTCCATGGAAGAAGAGGCGGTTACCCTCGATGCGCTGGCGATTGCCCAGGCGGCGCATAACGCGAATGGCCTCGTCATCTGCCAGGCAAAGAATCTCGTCGCCCGCGGGGCCATCGCGCCAAGGCTGGTCACGGTTCCTGGCTGTCTCGTCGATCTGGTTGTCCAGGCGCCCGATCCGGAACGCCAGCATCGGCAATCAGACAGCGTGTTCTACGACGAGAGCTATATCTTGGCGTCTTCGGGTGCTGAGCTGCCCCGCGCGGCGTACTCGACACGCCTAGCCATTGGCCGCCGGGCCATTAGATTTTTATACCGGGGCGATATCGTGAACATCGGCACCGGCATTCCGGGCGATAGCGTCGGCCCGGCGCTGGCTGAAGCCGGGCTGTCCGACGCGATCACGCTGACGGTCGAATCAGGCGTCTACGGCGGCGTGCCGGCCGGTGGCGTCGACTTCGGCATCACGAGATACCCCACTGCGATCATTCCGCATGCCAGCCAGTTCGATTTTTACAACGGAGGGGGACTCGATGCGACGTTCATGGGCGCTGGCCAAATAGACCGTGAAGGCAACGTGAACGTGAGCCGGCTGGGCGGGCGCGTCATCGGCGCCGGCGGCTTCATCGACATCACCCAAAGCGCCAGACTCGTGTGTTTCTGCTTTACGCTCGAGGGCCGGAACGAAAAGTTTGTCAAACAGGTCGAGCATCTGACGTTCAGTGCCGAGCAAGCGCGAAGAAATCAACAAGTCGTCATGTATGTCACGGAGCGCGCCGTGTTCCGGCTCGAGCCGCAGGGCCTTGTAATGATCGAGATTGCACCTGGCCTCGAGATCAAAGACGTCCTGGATCAGATGCCTTTCCCTGTCCGAGTCCAGGAGCCGCTGGCGGGAATGCCAGAAGATATTTTCAAGCCGACTGTCGCCCCGTTCGACCTGCCTGCGAGGCCGTTAGCGAAAATCAAGACATCCAGGGGCCGTTAG
- a CDS encoding class I SAM-dependent methyltransferase, whose translation MPDWQSFDRFAADYDRFTGLEPKGILRWLLTQLPAHGGRALDAGCGAGRYTHVLAERFDEVVGVDISEPLIDIARRQRSAANVGYLATDMMSFADADGFDLVFSSTTLHHLPDLNAALLHLRGLVRAGGIAILIDNVASRPTPSRWVHILGAVRNSPSDVRRLGWRQARWLMQFRTGASWLDHLASDRYLSRQAFERQYGYAHALVWTKKKPRGNCAGS comes from the coding sequence GTGCCGGACTGGCAGTCATTCGATCGGTTCGCGGCTGACTACGATCGATTCACCGGTCTGGAGCCTAAGGGAATTCTGCGCTGGTTGCTTACGCAGTTGCCTGCTCACGGTGGCCGGGCTCTCGATGCCGGCTGTGGGGCGGGCCGCTACACGCACGTGCTCGCCGAGCGTTTTGACGAAGTCGTCGGCGTCGACATCAGCGAGCCACTGATCGACATCGCTCGCCGGCAACGGTCAGCCGCGAACGTTGGTTATCTCGCCACCGACATGATGTCTTTCGCAGACGCCGATGGGTTTGATCTGGTCTTCAGCTCGACGACGCTACATCACCTGCCAGACCTGAACGCTGCCCTGTTGCATTTGCGAGGCCTTGTGAGGGCGGGCGGCATTGCAATCCTGATTGATAACGTTGCCTCGCGGCCGACACCGTCACGTTGGGTTCATATCCTTGGGGCCGTGCGCAATAGTCCTAGCGACGTCCGGCGTCTCGGCTGGCGACAGGCTAGATGGTTAATGCAATTCAGGACCGGCGCATCCTGGCTGGATCATCTGGCGAGCGATCGCTATCTCTCGCGCCAGGCGTTCGAGCGCCAGTACGGCTACGCCCATGCGCTCGTCTGGACAAAGAAAAAACCCCGCGGCAATTGCGCGGGGTCATGA
- a CDS encoding DUF222 domain-containing protein has product MAVVDLHTSPRGRHFEAALEKLRAGVQAMAACVREADGEGLGQALIQIRETGIDPLEAVFANGVRRFDKSGEYKADGSLSLTDWLRWKCKLSGGAAAERLEVARQLDKLPTTEAAFANGNLGYEHVVVMARAAEHVGAAAVRKEEASLLQAAQTMDPGKFTGVAKNFEHRVDAAGALAEANHAYQRRYLHIGEPVDGLVRLDGVLDAEGGATLRTALQPFMKPVKDDARSYGQRRVDALMELCRHGTGRKRDSAGPRPQLIIRASLDTLGGMPGAPAGELEGGGTVPAETVQRHACDSAIIRITGQGELDHELNHASRTIPASTRRALESRDQHCVFPGCGRPTIWCDGHHLLWWIKGGATTLPNLALLCRPHHRMVHEEGWRLVRHKDGRFTAIPPLRSVLPNSRSA; this is encoded by the coding sequence ATGGCGGTCGTGGATCTCCACACAAGCCCCCGAGGTCGTCATTTCGAAGCCGCCCTGGAGAAGCTGCGGGCCGGTGTCCAGGCGATGGCGGCCTGCGTCCGGGAGGCGGATGGCGAGGGGCTCGGCCAGGCGCTGATCCAAATTCGGGAAACCGGTATCGATCCCCTGGAGGCCGTGTTCGCCAATGGCGTGCGCCGCTTCGACAAGTCGGGCGAGTACAAGGCGGACGGCTCGCTTTCACTGACGGACTGGCTCCGCTGGAAGTGCAAGCTCTCAGGCGGCGCCGCTGCCGAGCGGCTGGAGGTCGCGCGCCAGCTCGACAAGCTGCCCACGACCGAGGCGGCGTTCGCGAATGGCAACCTCGGCTACGAGCACGTCGTCGTCATGGCTCGCGCCGCCGAGCACGTGGGCGCCGCCGCGGTGCGCAAAGAAGAGGCCAGCCTGCTGCAGGCGGCCCAGACCATGGATCCGGGGAAGTTCACCGGCGTGGCGAAGAATTTCGAGCACCGCGTGGACGCGGCAGGGGCATTGGCCGAGGCGAACCACGCGTACCAGCGGCGCTACCTGCACATCGGCGAGCCGGTCGACGGCCTGGTCCGGCTTGACGGCGTGCTCGACGCGGAAGGTGGCGCGACGCTGCGGACGGCGTTGCAGCCCTTCATGAAGCCGGTCAAAGATGACGCGCGCAGCTACGGGCAGCGCCGCGTCGATGCGCTGATGGAACTCTGCCGGCACGGAACGGGCCGCAAGCGCGACAGCGCGGGCCCGCGTCCGCAATTGATCATCCGCGCCAGCCTCGACACGCTGGGCGGAATGCCGGGCGCACCAGCGGGCGAGCTCGAGGGCGGCGGCACCGTGCCGGCCGAGACCGTCCAGCGCCACGCCTGCGACAGCGCGATCATCCGGATCACCGGCCAGGGCGAGCTGGACCACGAGCTCAACCACGCCAGCCGGACGATCCCGGCGTCGACCCGGCGGGCGCTCGAATCACGGGACCAGCATTGTGTGTTCCCCGGCTGCGGCCGGCCGACGATCTGGTGCGATGGGCACCACCTGCTCTGGTGGATCAAAGGCGGCGCGACGACGCTTCCCAACCTGGCGCTCTTGTGCCGGCCGCATCACCGGATGGTCCACGAAGAGGGCTGGCGGCTGGTCCGCCACAAAGACGGACGGTTCACCGCGATCCCGCCGCTCCGCAGCGTCCTTCCAAACTCGCGGTCAGCCTGA
- a CDS encoding SGNH/GDSL hydrolase family protein, with protein sequence MNGHIALLGDSILDNGAYTEGGPDVVTHLRAMLPAAWRATLLALDGSLIGDLEDQLSDVPPDTTHVVVSIGGNNVAMNFDILRLRVRSEPEALMTLGYRVAVFESAYRVAINRVLSLGKEMAVCTIYNASLDTDAGAEALGLSTEDAAAALVMLTTFNDVILRVALEAKLRVIELRLVCTGPADYANTIEPSVQGGEKIARAIIRSFGLPSQPPIPAGSISDI encoded by the coding sequence ATGAATGGCCATATCGCGCTGCTCGGCGACTCGATCCTGGACAACGGCGCCTACACGGAGGGCGGCCCGGACGTCGTTACCCATCTGCGCGCCATGCTGCCGGCCGCATGGCGGGCAACGCTCCTGGCACTGGACGGAAGCCTCATTGGGGACCTGGAGGACCAGCTCTCCGACGTGCCTCCCGACACCACTCACGTCGTTGTCTCCATCGGCGGAAACAACGTCGCTATGAACTTCGATATCTTGAGGCTCCGTGTTCGCTCAGAGCCCGAGGCGCTGATGACGCTTGGCTACCGGGTCGCGGTCTTCGAAAGCGCCTATCGAGTGGCGATCAATCGCGTTCTGAGCCTCGGCAAGGAAATGGCGGTCTGCACGATCTACAACGCCAGCCTTGATACGGACGCAGGGGCGGAGGCCCTGGGATTGAGCACCGAGGACGCCGCCGCGGCGCTCGTCATGCTAACAACCTTCAATGACGTCATCCTCAGGGTAGCGTTGGAGGCAAAGCTTCGGGTAATCGAGCTGCGACTGGTCTGCACCGGGCCGGCGGACTACGCCAACACCATCGAGCCATCGGTCCAGGGCGGTGAAAAGATCGCCCGGGCCATCATCCGTTCGTTCGGCCTGCCAAGCCAACCGCCGATCCCAGCCGGGTCTATTTCTGATATTTAG
- the fabG gene encoding 3-oxoacyl-ACP reductase FabG, translating into MTPAFRLGLVALLSGDLLTGKVAIVTGAGRGIGEGIARKLAQDGATVVCADVNESDAQTVASGLSPAGLGVRLDVSKAPECDAVVENVNARYGRLDILVNNAGINRDAMLHKMTDEQWHQVIAVDLSGVFFMTRAASRIMRAAGAGRIVNISSASWMGNIGQANYAAAKAGVVGLSRTAAKELARSQVTVNAICPGFIDTVMTRSIPDTIREKQVEKIPLGRAGQPADVAALAAFLASDEAGYITGEVINVGGGYVL; encoded by the coding sequence GTGACGCCGGCGTTTCGCCTGGGCCTCGTGGCGTTACTATCTGGAGACTTGCTGACAGGCAAAGTCGCGATTGTTACAGGAGCGGGCCGCGGCATCGGCGAGGGGATCGCCCGCAAACTCGCCCAAGATGGGGCGACCGTGGTGTGCGCCGATGTAAACGAAAGCGACGCACAGACCGTTGCATCGGGTCTGAGTCCGGCCGGCCTCGGCGTGAGACTTGACGTATCGAAGGCCCCTGAGTGCGATGCCGTCGTCGAGAACGTCAACGCGCGCTACGGCCGTCTGGACATCCTGGTGAACAACGCGGGCATCAATCGTGACGCCATGCTGCACAAGATGACAGACGAACAGTGGCACCAGGTGATTGCCGTAGATCTCTCTGGCGTATTTTTTATGACCAGGGCGGCGAGCCGCATCATGCGCGCCGCCGGCGCAGGCCGGATCGTGAATATCTCTTCGGCCAGCTGGATGGGCAATATCGGCCAGGCGAACTACGCGGCGGCCAAGGCCGGCGTCGTCGGCCTGAGCCGGACGGCTGCCAAAGAGCTCGCGCGTTCCCAGGTCACCGTCAATGCCATCTGCCCCGGCTTCATCGACACGGTGATGACCAGGAGCATTCCGGACACGATTCGCGAAAAGCAGGTCGAGAAGATCCCGCTCGGCCGCGCAGGCCAGCCCGCCGACGTCGCCGCCCTGGCGGCATTCCTCGCATCCGACGAAGCGGGTTACATCACGGGCGAAGTGATCAACGTCGGCGGCGGCTACGTGTTGTGA
- a CDS encoding C39 family peptidase, protein MKISTFASITILGSTMAGSLMLSPVRPQPARSAPVAQTLPSTGTQVAISRIKHGIELEAPLTPTEIYGQYVPPPDPPAPVVVVAAAAAPRAWAPTPGYVTIPVPVYRQTRNLNCETAAMQMGLAYYGHYYSQDSLFAYENADLRRAQWINGTLHWGDPYTNFVGDVNGSESALTGYGVYYPVILAIARSHGVPNAYGGEGFSPATVYAELAAGHPVQIWIEARWSRPAVRTWTAWDGRSIRYSLAEHSVILTGVSPTMVRVNDDQFGSQYWVSKWTFETSWRDFNNMAVIYR, encoded by the coding sequence ATGAAGATCAGCACATTCGCGTCCATCACCATCCTGGGCAGCACCATGGCCGGCAGCCTGATGCTGAGCCCGGTTCGCCCACAGCCTGCTCGATCCGCGCCCGTCGCACAGACGCTGCCGTCCACCGGAACTCAGGTCGCGATCTCACGCATCAAGCATGGGATCGAACTGGAGGCGCCGCTGACGCCGACGGAGATCTACGGACAGTACGTCCCGCCGCCGGACCCACCGGCACCCGTGGTCGTGGTCGCGGCCGCCGCCGCGCCGCGGGCCTGGGCGCCGACACCGGGCTATGTGACGATCCCCGTGCCTGTTTATCGACAGACCCGGAACTTGAATTGCGAAACCGCCGCCATGCAAATGGGGCTGGCCTACTACGGCCACTATTACTCACAAGACTCGCTGTTCGCCTACGAGAATGCCGACCTTCGGCGGGCCCAATGGATCAACGGCACACTGCATTGGGGCGACCCGTACACGAACTTCGTAGGCGACGTCAACGGAAGTGAATCAGCGCTGACCGGCTACGGCGTTTACTACCCGGTGATTCTCGCGATTGCCCGCTCACATGGTGTGCCCAATGCCTACGGCGGCGAGGGATTCTCGCCCGCGACGGTCTACGCCGAGCTGGCGGCGGGACATCCCGTGCAGATCTGGATAGAAGCTAGGTGGTCGAGGCCCGCGGTGCGGACCTGGACCGCATGGGACGGCCGCAGCATTAGATATTCGCTGGCCGAGCACTCGGTGATACTCACCGGGGTTTCACCCACCATGGTCCGAGTCAACGACGACCAATTTGGAAGTCAATACTGGGTCAGCAAGTGGACGTTTGAAACCAGCTGGCGCGACTTCAACAATATGGCCGTTATCTATCGCTAG
- a CDS encoding YIP1 family protein encodes MFLLADLVELVRHPFSALRLINARRRLADGLIALGLSITLPAAAAELAAPGPYRPPTNLGSLPSLTAQGADLYARWIYMHRFVLPVYGIAISAILWGAAAGLIHVIARALGGRGDFAGLLKLVGYAALVGLVALPVALVDALLKLQGAAGAELAFGQLATLVAVAVFLWQNALLVIATRDHYAISTERAVAAVIGPLGVVAVLVIALIILGIVLAIVAQQP; translated from the coding sequence ATGTTCCTGTTGGCGGACCTGGTCGAGCTGGTCCGTCATCCATTCTCGGCCCTCAGGCTCATCAATGCCCGCCGCCGACTGGCCGACGGCTTGATCGCGCTGGGGCTTTCCATCACGCTGCCCGCGGCCGCCGCTGAACTTGCCGCCCCGGGGCCGTATCGGCCCCCGACGAACCTGGGGTCGCTGCCCTCGCTCACGGCGCAGGGGGCTGATCTCTATGCCCGTTGGATCTACATGCATCGCTTCGTGCTACCCGTGTATGGCATTGCGATCAGTGCGATTCTTTGGGGCGCGGCGGCCGGCTTGATCCACGTGATCGCCCGAGCACTGGGCGGACGCGGCGACTTCGCCGGCCTGCTGAAACTGGTCGGCTACGCCGCGCTCGTCGGCCTTGTCGCCCTGCCGGTGGCGCTCGTGGACGCGCTGCTCAAGCTGCAGGGCGCGGCTGGAGCCGAGTTGGCGTTCGGCCAGCTCGCGACCCTCGTCGCCGTGGCCGTCTTTCTCTGGCAGAACGCTTTGCTGGTGATCGCGACGCGAGATCACTACGCGATCTCAACAGAGCGTGCCGTGGCCGCCGTCATCGGCCCCCTCGGCGTGGTTGCCGTCCTGGTGATCGCCCTGATTATTCTCGGCATCGTGTTGGCGATCGTCGCGCAGCAGCCATGA
- a CDS encoding FAD-binding protein: MIGAGGAGMRAAIEAAATGARVDVVCKSLLGKAHTVMAEGGIAAALGNVDPEDNWEVHFQDTMRGGQMINNWRMAELHARESPDRVYELETYGAIFDRTPDGRILQRAFGAHTYRRLCHVGDRTGLEMIRSLQDRIVQLGIEVHMEVTLTRLLKDGDRVIGAFGYNRIDGTFVAFRAKAVIIATGGWGRLYKVTSNSWEGTGDGVGMGFDAGAEVLDPEMVQFHPTGMVWPPGVRGILVTEAVRGEGGYLTNREGKRFMLEVDPKKKELSSRDVVARAIYKEVQAGRGTEHGGAYLDVRHLGPEKIKKKLPSMYEQFLRLADVDITKAPMEVAPTIHYAMGGLRVDAETGASTLPGLYAAGEAAAGLHGANRLGGNSLSDLLVFGRRAGAASAAYQRDVRLGTIDERQVLDEQQLLLLPLVGAGKENPYLLQQELQQAMQEGAGLAREEKSLKTCLDQILELRQRAARIHVPGSRKYNPGWHTARDLRFMLTIAEAIVRAAIERRESRGAHWRLDYLEKDPALGRLNFVAYSDGGRVKLKTRPVPGMPPELARLFADSTSASQPPAPRPPKPQPVRK; this comes from the coding sequence GTGATTGGCGCCGGTGGCGCCGGGATGCGCGCCGCGATCGAGGCAGCGGCCACGGGTGCTCGCGTCGACGTGGTCTGCAAGTCGCTGCTCGGCAAGGCACACACCGTCATGGCTGAGGGCGGCATCGCCGCGGCCCTGGGCAACGTCGACCCGGAAGACAACTGGGAGGTCCATTTCCAGGACACCATGCGGGGCGGCCAGATGATCAACAACTGGCGGATGGCGGAGCTTCATGCCCGCGAGTCGCCGGACCGCGTCTACGAGCTCGAGACCTACGGCGCGATCTTCGACCGGACTCCCGACGGCCGCATCCTGCAGCGCGCCTTCGGCGCCCATACGTATCGGCGGCTGTGCCATGTCGGCGATCGTACCGGCCTGGAAATGATCCGCAGTCTCCAGGACCGCATCGTCCAGCTCGGCATCGAGGTACACATGGAGGTCACGCTGACCAGGTTGCTCAAAGACGGCGATCGCGTGATCGGCGCCTTCGGCTACAACCGGATCGACGGCACCTTCGTCGCCTTCCGCGCCAAGGCCGTGATCATCGCCACGGGCGGCTGGGGCCGACTCTACAAGGTCACGTCGAATTCCTGGGAGGGCACCGGCGACGGCGTCGGCATGGGCTTCGACGCCGGCGCTGAGGTCCTCGATCCCGAGATGGTCCAGTTCCATCCCACCGGCATGGTCTGGCCGCCCGGGGTGCGCGGCATCCTGGTCACCGAGGCCGTTCGCGGCGAGGGTGGCTATTTGACGAACCGCGAGGGCAAGCGCTTCATGCTGGAGGTGGACCCCAAGAAGAAAGAGCTCTCCTCGCGCGACGTGGTGGCGCGGGCCATTTACAAAGAGGTCCAGGCGGGCCGCGGCACGGAACACGGTGGCGCGTACCTGGATGTCCGCCACCTCGGCCCGGAAAAGATCAAGAAAAAGCTGCCGTCGATGTACGAGCAGTTTCTTCGGCTGGCCGATGTCGATATCACGAAAGCGCCGATGGAAGTCGCGCCGACCATCCACTACGCGATGGGCGGGCTGCGCGTCGACGCCGAGACCGGGGCGTCCACGCTTCCCGGGCTCTATGCGGCTGGTGAGGCTGCCGCCGGGTTGCACGGCGCGAACCGACTGGGCGGGAACTCCCTGTCTGATCTGCTCGTCTTCGGACGCCGCGCCGGCGCCGCGTCGGCCGCCTACCAGCGCGACGTCCGGCTCGGCACGATCGACGAGCGCCAGGTCTTAGACGAGCAGCAACTTTTGCTGTTGCCGCTGGTCGGCGCCGGCAAAGAGAATCCCTACCTCCTGCAACAGGAGCTTCAGCAGGCAATGCAGGAGGGCGCCGGCCTGGCCCGTGAAGAGAAATCCCTCAAGACCTGCCTTGACCAGATCCTGGAGTTGCGCCAGCGGGCGGCCCGCATCCACGTTCCTGGGTCGCGCAAATACAACCCTGGTTGGCACACGGCCCGGGATCTGCGATTCATGCTGACGATCGCCGAGGCGATCGTGCGCGCGGCGATCGAGCGCCGGGAGAGCCGCGGTGCGCACTGGAGGCTCGACTACCTGGAGAAAGATCCGGCGCTGGGTCGCCTGAACTTTGTTGCCTACAGCGACGGCGGGCGGGTCAAGCTCAAGACGCGGCCGGTGCCCGGGATGCCGCCCGAGCTGGCCCGGCTGTTCGCCGACAGTACGTCTGCGTCACAGCCGCCCGCGCCACGGCCACCCAAGCCGCAACCAGTCCGCAAATGA
- a CDS encoding family 1 glycosylhydrolase: protein MIAGRFPEHFLWGTATASHQVEGGNHGNDWWAWE from the coding sequence ATGATCGCCGGCCGCTTTCCGGAGCACTTTCTCTGGGGCACCGCCACGGCGTCGCACCAAGTCGAAGGCGGCAACCATGGCAACGACTGGTGGGCGTGGGAA